The following coding sequences lie in one Sesamum indicum cultivar Zhongzhi No. 13 unplaced genomic scaffold, S_indicum_v1.0 scaffold00163, whole genome shotgun sequence genomic window:
- the LOC105179447 gene encoding dnaJ homolog subfamily C GRV2-like yields MHGPRVAITLARFLPDGLVSVIRDGPGEAVVTALEQTTETPELVWTPAMAASLSAQIATMASDLYREQVKGRVVDWDVPEQASGQQEMRNEPQVGGICVRLFLKDSKFPLRNPNRFLEGLLDQYLTSIAASQYDGQAVDTELPLLLSAALVSLLRVYPALADHVGYLGYVPKVVSAVAYGASRETMASETYVSVDGSSQQISQTPQKRVRLSCLRVLHQFAGSTTCAEAMAATSVGTPQVVPLMKAIGWQGGSILALETLKRVVVAGN; encoded by the exons ATGCATGGGCCTAGAGTGGCGATAACTCTGGCAAGATTTCTACCTGATGGCCTTGTCTCGGTAATCAGGGATGGTCCTGGTGAAGCAGTTGTGACTGCTCTTGAACAAACAACAGAAACTCCTGAACTTGTCTGGACACCAGCAATGGCTGCATCGTTGTCTGCACAAATAGCAACTATGGCTTCGGATCTGTACCGTGAACAGGTGAAAGGACGTGTTGTTGATTGGGATGTACCTGAGCAGGCCTCTGGCCAACAGGAGATGAGAAATGAACCTCAG GTTGGAGGGATCTGTGTTAGGTTATTCCTGAAAGATTCCAAATTTccacttagaaatcccaataGATTTCTTGAAGGGCTGCTGGATCAGTACCTTACATCCATTGCCGCCTCACAATATGATGGCCAAGCTGTTGACACTGAACTTCCTCTACTTCTTTCTGCTGCCCTGGTCTCTTTACTCAGGGTGTACCCCGCTCTTGCAGATCATGTTGGATATCTTGGTTATGTCCCCAAAGTTGTGTCTGCAGTAGCCTATGGAGCAAGCAGAGAAACAATGGCTTCAGAAACCTATGTATCTGTGGATGGTTCGTCGCAACAAATTTCACAAACTCCTCAAAAGCGAGTTCGCCTTAGTTGTTTACGTGTTCTACATCAGTTTGCAGGTAGCACCACCTGTGCAGAAGCTATGGCAGCCACTAGTGTTGGGACACCCCAG GTAGTTCCACTTATGAAAGCGATTGGTTGGCAAGGTGGAAGCATCCTAGCTCTTGAAACCTTAAAGCGTGTTGTAGTTGCAGGGAATTGA